The genomic stretch GGGAGTGGAGATTTTTCCAAAGGGGCTGAGTAATTATGTTTTCTCAAGCATCAAAAAATCAAGCAGCACGATCATTATTAATGAGTATATTACGGGTACACGTATTAATAATCCCATCAGGAGAAGAACATGCTCAACGAACAAGTCGACGCAACCAATCCATCATGGAAATTAGTCATCGAAAATCGCCGACAAAGAGCTGAATACTATTTCGATACCGTACTCAATAAGCAGCGCGAGTGGTACTCTACAAAAGCGGGACAACAAAAGAATCGACATTTATTACTGGCGGTCACGGTCATTGTGCTGGGCGCGTTGATCTCCGTGCTACAAATCTTTTCTGAGTATGCCGGGGTCAGCATTGCTACTGCCGTTCTGGGAGCGGCGGTTACGATAGGCCGAGCGATGGACGGTTTGTTGCGACCTGATGAAGCCTGGCAGGCCTATCGCAAGGCATCAGAAAATATGAAGCGAGAATATCGGCTGTACCTGAATGGAGCAGATAGCTACGCGACTATTTCCGACGAAGATGCCGGTTACCGTCTACTGGTGGAGCGAGTAGAAACCATCATCGCCGAGGAACAACAATTATTCTGGCAATTCCACGCAAAAACACCACCGCAACCCAGCAGCAAAATCAAACCAGACGGGAACCCAGTAACACCCTAGATTGACGCAACGATCATCTGCGTAAAGTTGTGAATAAATGAGGTGGATGCTGAAATGCAAGATTCGCATTACACTTCAACTGCGCAAGTTTACGCTGCTAATACCCACCCCACCAGACTTTACTAACCTGCGCGTTGGTTAGGGGACTCCAGCTAAATAGCATATTGGACGG from Gammaproteobacteria bacterium encodes the following:
- a CDS encoding conserved hypothetical protein (Evidence 4 : Unknown function but conserved in other organisms); translation: MLNEQVDATNPSWKLVIENRRQRAEYYFDTVLNKQREWYSTKAGQQKNRHLLLAVTVIVLGALISVLQIFSEYAGVSIATAVLGAAVTIGRAMDGLLRPDEAWQAYRKASENMKREYRLYLNGADSYATISDEDAGYRLLVERVETIIAEEQQLFWQFHAKTPPQPSSKIKPDGNPVTP